One window of Maridesulfovibrio ferrireducens genomic DNA carries:
- a CDS encoding L-lactate permease, translating to MTVGILALVALVPIALALVLMVGMRWPATKAMPVAWLSCAVGAIAVWNLPAAYVAALTLQGFVTATGILIIVFGAIIILYTLKYSGGMETIQYGFQGITRDPRIQVLIIGYMFAAFIEGAAGFGTPAALAAPLLLSLGFPPLAAVVMCLVFNSFPVTFGAVGTPVIIGFKYLTGLVDTAVATGAPGVNFSSMEMFDKLVSQWATLMHLPMIYILPIFMLGFMTRYFGKNRCWSEGFGAWKFCLFSSTAFSVPYLLTAWLVGPEFPSLIGGLVGLGVIIVGAKNGFCMPSTSWSFGPMSEWDAEWTGSVSAENGGEFKAHMSQFRAWIPYVLIGLILVVTRIPELGLKGMLAGVSIPFKNILGFESVNASIKYLYLPGTIPFALVAILTIFIHRIPGDKAALAWKEAIAKMKSPTIALFFAVSIVSIFKGSGIVDAALNPNNYLSMPLALAETVSGLAGQTWPMFASFVGGLGSFITGSNTVSDLLFAEFQWGVASTLNLPHQIIVAAQGVGGAMGNMICIHNIVAGCAVVGLSGMEGAILRRTVWPFLLYGLVVGIVACLMSFVFLPHLF from the coding sequence ATGACTGTAGGAATTCTAGCTCTTGTAGCACTCGTTCCGATTGCTCTTGCCTTGGTTTTAATGGTTGGTATGCGTTGGCCTGCAACTAAAGCAATGCCGGTTGCATGGTTATCCTGTGCTGTTGGCGCAATCGCTGTCTGGAATCTTCCAGCTGCTTATGTTGCTGCGCTTACTTTGCAAGGTTTTGTAACTGCAACTGGTATTTTGATCATTGTTTTCGGTGCTATTATCATTCTGTATACGCTGAAATATAGTGGTGGTATGGAAACCATTCAGTATGGTTTTCAGGGAATCACTCGTGACCCGCGTATTCAGGTTTTGATTATCGGTTACATGTTTGCCGCATTTATTGAAGGCGCAGCAGGGTTCGGTACTCCGGCAGCTCTCGCCGCACCGCTCCTTTTAAGTCTCGGCTTCCCGCCACTCGCAGCTGTTGTTATGTGTCTGGTTTTCAACTCCTTCCCGGTAACGTTCGGAGCTGTTGGAACACCTGTTATCATTGGTTTCAAGTACCTCACCGGACTTGTAGACACAGCAGTCGCTACCGGCGCTCCCGGTGTTAATTTCAGCTCAATGGAAATGTTTGATAAGTTGGTCAGTCAGTGGGCAACTTTGATGCATCTTCCTATGATCTACATCCTGCCTATCTTTATGCTCGGTTTTATGACCAGATACTTCGGTAAGAATCGTTGCTGGAGTGAAGGTTTCGGAGCATGGAAATTCTGTTTGTTCTCTTCAACTGCATTCTCAGTTCCCTACCTTTTGACTGCATGGCTTGTAGGACCAGAATTCCCATCTCTCATCGGTGGTCTTGTCGGTCTTGGTGTTATCATTGTCGGAGCTAAAAACGGTTTCTGTATGCCTTCCACTTCATGGTCTTTCGGACCGATGTCTGAGTGGGATGCTGAATGGACCGGTTCTGTTTCTGCTGAAAACGGCGGAGAATTCAAAGCTCACATGAGCCAGTTCCGTGCATGGATTCCGTATGTTCTTATCGGTTTGATCCTTGTTGTTACCCGTATTCCTGAACTCGGTCTTAAGGGCATGCTTGCCGGTGTATCTATTCCTTTCAAAAACATTCTTGGTTTTGAAAGTGTAAATGCTTCTATTAAATATCTATATCTCCCAGGTACTATTCCTTTTGCTCTTGTAGCTATCCTTACTATCTTCATTCACAGAATTCCCGGTGATAAAGCTGCTCTTGCTTGGAAAGAAGCTATCGCTAAGATGAAGAGCCCTACAATTGCATTGTTCTTCGCTGTCTCAATCGTTTCCATCTTTAAGGGTTCCGGTATTGTTGATGCGGCTCTTAATCCTAACAACTACTTGTCCATGCCTCTTGCATTGGCAGAAACTGTTTCCGGTCTTGCCGGTCAGACATGGCCTATGTTTGCATCCTTTGTTGGTGGACTCGGTTCTTTCATCACAGGTTCAAACACTGTTTCCGATCTTCTGTTTGCAGAATTCCAGTGGGGCGTAGCTTCAACTCTGAATCTGCCTCATCAGATTATCGTTGCAGCACAGGGCGTCGGTGGAGCAATGGGTAACATGATTTGTATCCATAACATCGTTGCCGGTTGTGCGGTTGTCGGATTGTCCGGCATGGAAGGCGCTATTCTTAGACGTACTGTATGGCCTTTCCTGCTTTACGGTCTTGTTGTCGGCATCGTTGCATGTCTCATGTCCTTCGTGTTTTTACCTCACCTGTTCTAG